In Pelodiscus sinensis isolate JC-2024 chromosome 2, ASM4963464v1, whole genome shotgun sequence, the following proteins share a genomic window:
- the FAM237B gene encoding protein FAM237B: MDSVCRRRWYLQLGCILIVNLVYANPEYQKEPPASLDEIDHQCWEISSHRLVEMKKLKIADAIIALWDFMMFLKESPKAKHNELFNDLAQNFWDMYVDCVLSRSHGMGRRQLLSPNYFPTYPQGSDFSKHQF, from the exons ATGGACTCTGTATGTAGAAGAAGGTGGTACCTTCAATTGGGCTGTATATTGATAGTGAATTTGGTTTATGCCAATCCAGAATATCAGAAAGAACCTCCTGCAAGTCTGGATGAGATTGACCATCAATGCTGGGAGATCTCCTCTCACAGGCTGGTGGAAATGAAGAAACTCAAGATAGCTGATGCTATCATTGCTCTCTGGGATTTCATGATGTTCCTAAAAGAATCACCTAAGGCGAAGCATAATGAACTCTTCAATGACTTAGCCCAGAACTTTTGGGATATGTATGTAGACTGTGTGCTTTCAAGGTCCCATGGAATGGGCCGAAGACAATTACTATCCCCCAACTATTTTCCCACATATCCTCAAG GATCAGATTTCTCAAAACATCAGTTTTAG